From the genome of Candidatus Electrothrix communis, one region includes:
- a CDS encoding ABC transporter substrate-binding protein, with product MQSKHAKDGKRKFILTRTWRFVVGSILWVVLISGLHWWLNFDHGHRKVVKMGYMPVITNMAAPLLDYASAEGEDVRFKALKFSSFAEMGEALRNDEIQVAFIIAPLSIVLRQQGVDVKVVYIGNRHESTLVTRKDLNIQNIQELAGRTVAVPMRFSGHNLSLLRLMEENNMRGEINIVELNPPDMAAGLVTGSLDAYYVGEPFAAQTLKNENANLLFNVEEVWPSFICNLVIVKQSLIEEEPEIVEKFVNGAVRSGIWAEKHPDEAGEIAAKYWSQPADLVQYALHASGGRTLYDQYLPKIEEMQEIADLMVRYKLIDKNKIDGLVDQQFAKNVDTGHVETIEDILHGN from the coding sequence ATGCAGTCTAAGCATGCTAAAGATGGAAAAAGGAAATTTATCTTAACGAGAACCTGGCGTTTTGTTGTAGGGAGTATTCTTTGGGTTGTGCTCATATCTGGGCTTCATTGGTGGCTGAATTTTGACCACGGCCATCGAAAGGTTGTTAAGATGGGTTATATGCCCGTTATTACCAATATGGCGGCACCCTTGCTGGATTATGCCAGCGCTGAGGGTGAAGATGTCCGCTTCAAGGCTTTGAAGTTCAGTTCATTTGCCGAGATGGGTGAAGCGCTTCGGAATGACGAGATTCAGGTGGCATTCATCATTGCTCCCCTCTCCATTGTTCTTCGCCAGCAAGGGGTGGATGTGAAGGTTGTCTATATAGGTAATCGGCATGAGAGTACCCTTGTTACCCGAAAGGATTTGAATATCCAGAATATTCAAGAGCTGGCTGGTAGGACAGTTGCAGTCCCCATGCGTTTCTCTGGACATAATCTCAGTCTGTTGCGATTGATGGAAGAAAATAATATGCGTGGGGAGATCAATATTGTGGAACTCAATCCCCCTGATATGGCTGCTGGCTTGGTGACGGGTTCTCTTGATGCCTACTATGTTGGTGAACCCTTTGCTGCCCAGACCTTAAAAAATGAAAACGCGAATCTTCTTTTTAATGTTGAGGAGGTATGGCCGTCATTCATTTGTAACCTTGTCATTGTGAAGCAAAGCCTGATAGAAGAGGAGCCGGAGATCGTTGAGAAGTTTGTTAACGGGGCGGTTCGATCAGGTATCTGGGCAGAAAAGCATCCTGATGAAGCAGGCGAGATCGCGGCAAAATATTGGTCTCAGCCAGCAGATTTGGTGCAATATGCTTTGCACGCATCAGGAGGGCGAACGTTGTATGATCAGTACCTTCCTAAAATTGAAGAGATGCAGGAGATTGCAGATCTGATGGTACGCTATAAGTTGATTGATAAGAATAAGATCGACGGCCTTGTGGATCAGCAGTTTGCAAAAAATGTTGATACTGGTCATGTTGAAACAATAGAAGATATTCTCCACGGAAATTAG
- a CDS encoding ABC transporter ATP-binding protein, whose protein sequence is MGHIQTNNLCREFVNRRKKKREDGKYLPDEKVSVLEDINIEVEDGEMVCLLGPSGCGKSTLLRIIAGFDKQTSGSILIDGKEITGPSSDNIFVFQHSGLLPWMTVWQNVELGLRHMEDAEEKRTEIQEYIEMVELDGFERHYPHQLSGGMQRRAELARALVVNPDILIMDEPFSGLDFLTHMKMREEVVNMHQFLGKTILIVTHDIDDALIMGDRVVVFSKRPSQVKMNRKLDFPHPRIVFNKQTELSQLRDELFLMLGVSYAV, encoded by the coding sequence ATGGGACATATTCAGACAAATAATTTATGCAGAGAGTTTGTCAATCGGAGAAAAAAGAAACGCGAGGATGGCAAATATCTCCCCGACGAAAAGGTGTCTGTGCTTGAGGATATCAATATTGAAGTGGAAGACGGTGAGATGGTTTGTCTGCTCGGTCCTTCGGGTTGCGGTAAATCGACTCTGCTCCGTATCATCGCCGGTTTTGACAAGCAGACATCAGGATCAATTCTTATTGACGGTAAAGAGATTACCGGCCCGAGTTCGGATAATATTTTTGTTTTCCAGCATAGCGGGCTGCTGCCGTGGATGACTGTCTGGCAGAATGTGGAACTGGGGTTACGGCACATGGAAGATGCCGAAGAAAAGAGGACGGAAATTCAAGAGTATATCGAGATGGTTGAACTCGACGGTTTTGAAAGGCATTATCCACATCAGCTGTCGGGAGGGATGCAGCGTCGAGCGGAATTGGCTCGGGCCTTGGTGGTCAACCCCGATATCTTGATCATGGACGAGCCTTTCAGCGGACTCGACTTTCTCACCCACATGAAAATGCGGGAAGAGGTAGTCAATATGCACCAGTTTCTGGGGAAAACGATTTTAATCGTGACCCATGATATTGATGATGCCCTTATTATGGGGGATCGGGTGGTGGTTTTCAGTAAGAGGCCCTCACAGGTGAAAATGAACCGTAAGTTAGACTTTCCTCATCCGAGGATTGTGTTTAACAAGCAAACAGAGTTGAGCCAACTCCGAGACGAATTGTTCTTGATGCTTGGAGTAAGCTATGCAGTCTAA
- a CDS encoding sulfite exporter TauE/SafE family protein, with translation MLGPLEFWQMLPMGVVIASVAMFFGLGGGVLWMPVLLISTPLDPKDAVICTIVIQFFGQLSASYSNNRAGLIDWRLVQMMSTFGIPAVIGGVLLSFLLRPVWIELFLGLTIFFIAYVFLRGDDFFVAGSDKADLEAAQQGRVITLLGSILTGFLGIGVGDWLVPFFNMRCKLAMVRSVSTSIALMMILSFTALGVHVLFGRTVEWRVAVPGAVGVLIGAQVGSRLLRRVPETHFKEFFVLMLVFIATHVTFNAL, from the coding sequence GTGCTAGGCCCACTTGAATTTTGGCAGATGTTGCCTATGGGCGTGGTGATTGCATCTGTCGCCATGTTTTTTGGACTGGGTGGAGGCGTTCTGTGGATGCCCGTGTTGCTGATAAGCACGCCCCTGGATCCCAAAGATGCGGTGATCTGTACCATTGTGATCCAGTTCTTCGGTCAGCTCAGTGCATCGTACAGTAATAATCGAGCCGGTCTGATTGATTGGCGGCTTGTTCAGATGATGAGCACTTTCGGAATCCCTGCCGTAATCGGCGGAGTGCTGTTATCTTTTCTTCTGCGTCCGGTGTGGATAGAGCTTTTTCTCGGCCTGACGATTTTTTTTATTGCCTATGTTTTTCTGCGCGGAGATGATTTCTTTGTTGCGGGCTCGGACAAGGCAGATCTTGAAGCTGCGCAACAAGGCCGGGTTATAACCTTGCTTGGAAGCATATTAACCGGGTTTCTTGGAATAGGCGTGGGTGATTGGTTGGTGCCCTTTTTCAATATGCGTTGCAAACTTGCCATGGTTCGATCCGTTTCGACCAGTATTGCGCTGATGATGATCCTTTCATTCACGGCGTTGGGCGTCCATGTACTGTTCGGTCGGACTGTAGAATGGCGGGTTGCAGTACCCGGAGCTGTTGGTGTTTTGATTGGAGCGCAGGTGGGATCAAGACTGCTGCGAAGAGTTCCGGAAACTCATTTTAAAGAATTCTTTGTTCTTATGTTGGTTTTTATCGCAACACATGTCACTTTTAATGCGTTGTAA
- a CDS encoding ABC transporter ATP-binding protein, protein MPFTPPLIQLDQVSFSYPGGRPILDQIDLSIESNQRLGLIGPNGSGKTTLLHLLMGLHRPTEGRHLFKGNDVHKKEDIKKLRRSIGLVFQDADDQLFSPTVIEDVAFGPLNLGKSPEEALEISNRTLQDLGLTDLADRVTHRLSGGEKKLVSLATVLSMQPEAMLLDEPTNNLDKAIRERLIEILNKLNIAYMIISHDWDFLSETCTSLYIMDQGRVKQSDTARLHLHRHAHTCGSQPHNHHM, encoded by the coding sequence ATGCCCTTCACACCACCGCTTATTCAGCTGGATCAGGTTTCCTTCTCATATCCTGGCGGAAGGCCTATTCTCGATCAGATTGACCTGTCCATAGAGTCCAATCAGCGACTGGGCCTGATCGGTCCCAATGGTAGCGGCAAAACGACCTTGCTTCATCTTCTTATGGGCCTACACCGACCGACAGAAGGGAGACATCTCTTTAAAGGGAATGACGTCCATAAAAAAGAGGACATAAAAAAACTGCGCAGAAGCATCGGCTTGGTCTTTCAGGATGCAGATGACCAACTCTTCTCACCGACGGTGATTGAGGATGTTGCCTTTGGCCCGTTAAATCTCGGTAAAAGCCCGGAAGAGGCCCTGGAGATTTCTAATAGGACATTACAGGATCTGGGGCTGACTGATCTGGCGGATCGGGTGACCCATCGCCTTTCAGGGGGTGAAAAAAAACTGGTCTCCCTGGCCACGGTGCTCTCCATGCAACCGGAAGCCATGCTCCTGGATGAACCGACCAATAATCTAGATAAAGCAATCCGGGAGAGACTGATTGAGATCCTTAATAAGCTTAACATCGCCTATATGATCATCTCCCATGATTGGGATTTTCTCAGCGAAACCTGCACAAGCCTCTATATTATGGATCAGGGGCGGGTAAAACAAAGCGATACAGCCCGTCTCCATCTCCATCGGCACGCCCATACCTGTGGCAGCCAACCCCATAATCATCATATGTAG
- the lpxC gene encoding UDP-3-O-acyl-N-acetylglucosamine deacetylase: MSINIKLHQHTLRRSVSCHGIGLHTGRRVRITIKPAGENKGICFYRSDIANKPAIPARMEQIVDTTLATTISNGQEKISTTEHLMAALHGAGIDNATIDIDSHEVPIMDGSAGPFLHLLQKGGLKKQRALRKVLRITKPISLTQGDKSIRIEPYAGFKISGTIKFGDNDLLNEQKYSAELTQERFINEIADARTFGFIEQVEELWKNGLALGGSLKNVIAIHWNRQSVLNEEGLRFDDEFIRHKMLDLIGDLALLGNPVLGHVIANRSGHSLHHNLMQTIVDNPDCWEYVKFHKRGNTIQPVVLDTATPKNTRKKPSYLPGILLPPLPQSVCMA; the protein is encoded by the coding sequence ATGTCTATCAATATAAAACTCCATCAACACACCCTAAGACGATCCGTCAGTTGTCACGGCATCGGACTCCATACGGGCAGGCGCGTCCGAATAACTATCAAACCTGCTGGGGAAAACAAGGGAATCTGTTTTTATCGATCTGATATAGCAAACAAACCAGCCATTCCCGCCAGAATGGAACAAATTGTTGATACCACACTAGCAACCACTATCAGTAACGGGCAGGAGAAAATTTCCACAACCGAACATCTGATGGCCGCCCTGCACGGGGCTGGTATTGACAATGCAACTATTGATATTGACTCGCACGAAGTACCCATCATGGACGGCAGCGCTGGTCCATTCCTCCATCTGCTCCAAAAGGGTGGTCTGAAAAAACAACGTGCCCTCCGTAAAGTTCTCCGCATTACCAAGCCTATCTCTCTCACCCAGGGTGATAAATCCATCAGAATTGAGCCCTATGCCGGATTTAAAATCAGCGGCACCATAAAATTCGGTGATAACGACCTCCTGAACGAACAAAAATACAGCGCCGAACTCACCCAGGAACGCTTTATCAATGAAATAGCCGATGCCAGAACCTTTGGTTTTATTGAACAGGTAGAAGAACTCTGGAAAAACGGTCTCGCCCTTGGCGGCTCCCTGAAAAATGTCATTGCCATCCATTGGAACCGCCAGTCTGTTCTCAATGAAGAAGGCCTTCGTTTTGACGACGAATTTATTCGCCACAAGATGCTGGACCTGATAGGTGACCTTGCTCTGCTCGGCAACCCGGTCCTGGGACATGTTATTGCCAATCGCTCCGGACACAGCCTGCACCACAACCTGATGCAAACCATTGTCGACAATCCTGATTGCTGGGAATACGTCAAGTTCCACAAACGAGGAAATACCATACAACCTGTGGTACTGGACACCGCAACACCCAAGAACACCAGAAAGAAACCTTCTTATCTTCCGGGAATACTGCTGCCTCCTCTGCCGCAATCGGTTTGTATGGCCTGA
- a CDS encoding PilZ domain-containing protein, with the protein MIQNEMVHNTTGRCRRESPRVDKQVKLSVGKLQYPMTNVDMKIGHTSNVSETGLCFTTDELFKNGTILQLVVELVGWQHYLRSTAAIIDAQTVSKPLTAVAEVVWSKKLTDNEEKYAVGVQFKDIYEDDLQAFKKYLGKMLDKKS; encoded by the coding sequence ATGATTCAAAATGAAATGGTGCATAACACAACAGGAAGATGCAGAAGGGAGTCTCCACGGGTTGATAAGCAGGTAAAACTGAGTGTCGGTAAATTGCAGTACCCGATGACCAACGTGGATATGAAAATCGGGCATACCAGCAATGTTTCTGAGACAGGCCTTTGCTTTACCACTGATGAGCTGTTTAAGAACGGAACCATTTTGCAGCTCGTTGTTGAGTTGGTCGGCTGGCAGCATTATTTGCGTTCTACTGCTGCAATCATTGATGCGCAGACTGTATCAAAGCCGCTGACTGCTGTTGCTGAGGTGGTTTGGTCCAAAAAATTGACCGACAACGAGGAAAAATATGCTGTCGGCGTTCAATTTAAGGATATTTATGAAGATGATCTTCAAGCTTTTAAAAAGTATCTAGGGAAGATGCTTGATAAAAAAAGTTAA
- a CDS encoding M48 family metalloprotease: MIYQYFFCRSFFLKAYNIAAAAVVVFFLLAGQCLMPTSSLGFSIGEERDIGEQLLLAVRSEFELLDDPDIVQYINRIGQQVLAIAGPQYFDYHFFVIKNDQFNAFAAPSGLIFFNSGLIKTMQSEDQLLSVLAHEVGHVVSRHLSRRIAKQEKITAASMIFGLASLAVGNPALTQGLFSGALAANQTAGLNFSRQDEEQADRLAFGWLRIMGRNPTAMESMLKSMRRITRYRSEQLPPYLLTHPNPEDRLDYVQSLLELERRKMDKSFPEDVGDFPFLRFKYRVLSQSVEPEDLRVHCANTLASTQGGVQATMAHYGLALLSAKENNFQEAHKHLEIVRNEFPGRDILDIDLAALYIDSGELEKAVRLLRRSYQRDPTDMYCAFEYAGAMAMKGRFEAAEKFYLEVAKNIPEYSQVYYELARVKSGQGERGASTFYLAKYYLYEGRIKYAKQYLRRAEKDPQVPAAQQEEAKAILKRLKELEDA; this comes from the coding sequence ATGATTTACCAATATTTTTTTTGTAGATCGTTTTTTTTAAAAGCGTATAACATTGCTGCTGCTGCTGTTGTTGTCTTCTTTTTGCTGGCCGGACAATGTCTCATGCCGACTTCCTCCTTAGGGTTCAGTATCGGAGAAGAGAGGGACATCGGTGAACAATTATTGCTGGCTGTACGTAGTGAATTTGAACTTCTTGATGATCCTGATATTGTCCAATATATCAATAGGATCGGTCAGCAGGTTCTTGCTATAGCTGGCCCGCAGTACTTTGATTATCATTTTTTCGTGATCAAAAACGATCAGTTCAATGCCTTTGCCGCTCCTTCCGGGTTGATTTTTTTTAATTCCGGGCTCATTAAAACCATGCAGTCCGAGGATCAGCTGCTCAGTGTTCTCGCTCATGAAGTGGGCCATGTTGTGAGCAGGCATCTTTCCCGACGTATTGCCAAGCAGGAAAAAATCACCGCAGCAAGCATGATTTTTGGTCTTGCTAGTCTGGCTGTGGGGAATCCAGCCTTGACCCAGGGACTTTTTAGTGGTGCCCTTGCAGCTAATCAGACCGCAGGCCTCAATTTTTCCCGGCAGGACGAGGAACAGGCTGATCGGCTGGCCTTTGGCTGGCTCAGAATCATGGGACGCAATCCCACAGCAATGGAAAGCATGCTGAAATCCATGCGCAGGATTACCCGCTATCGTTCCGAGCAGTTGCCTCCTTATCTTTTGACGCATCCGAACCCTGAGGACCGCTTGGACTATGTGCAGTCCTTGTTGGAGCTTGAGCGAAGAAAGATGGATAAGTCTTTTCCTGAGGATGTGGGGGATTTCCCTTTTTTGCGTTTTAAATATCGGGTGCTGAGTCAGTCTGTGGAGCCGGAAGATTTGCGGGTTCACTGTGCCAATACCCTAGCATCAACTCAGGGCGGGGTGCAGGCGACAATGGCCCATTATGGTCTGGCATTGCTCAGCGCCAAGGAAAATAATTTTCAAGAGGCGCATAAGCATCTAGAAATCGTGCGGAATGAGTTTCCGGGCAGAGATATTCTGGATATCGATCTTGCCGCATTGTATATCGATTCAGGTGAGCTGGAAAAGGCTGTGCGTTTACTTCGTCGTTCGTATCAGCGAGATCCTACTGATATGTATTGCGCCTTTGAGTATGCCGGAGCAATGGCCATGAAGGGCCGGTTTGAGGCGGCAGAAAAATTTTATTTGGAGGTAGCAAAGAATATACCGGAATATTCTCAGGTCTATTATGAATTGGCACGGGTTAAATCCGGGCAAGGAGAACGAGGGGCAAGTACATTTTATCTGGCAAAGTACTATCTGTATGAAGGACGGATAAAGTATGCAAAGCAGTATCTGCGCAGAGCCGAAAAAGATCCACAGGTTCCTGCGGCCCAGCAGGAAGAGGCAAAGGCAATTTTGAAACGGCTGAAGGAGCTTGAGGACGCATAA
- a CDS encoding HAMP domain-containing protein, with product MFLKRFLPKSGLQRQLTFYIVFIGVVFLTMAVEMNSFLRGEKILGTLNDLVSPELSVNLVEHILLKVRVMLGNLLLAIGLVMMLFTKRIMFPLERIIEGTRAMSAGDFSTTLPEQSRDELGELARHINELNANEQELILLTKGMADQLRQTLAEGEDETKVAEAVEMIDELEEALSEFGRSFYQC from the coding sequence ATGTTTCTTAAAAGATTTTTGCCGAAAAGCGGGCTACAGCGCCAGTTGACTTTTTATATCGTCTTTATCGGCGTTGTTTTTTTGACGATGGCTGTGGAAATGAATAGCTTCCTTCGCGGCGAGAAAATTCTCGGCACTCTGAATGATCTTGTTTCGCCGGAATTGTCAGTTAATCTCGTCGAACATATCCTTCTGAAAGTTCGTGTTATGCTGGGAAACCTTCTCCTTGCCATCGGTTTGGTTATGATGCTCTTCACAAAGAGAATTATGTTTCCTCTGGAGCGCATTATCGAGGGAACCAGGGCTATGAGCGCCGGTGATTTTTCTACGACCTTACCGGAGCAGAGTAGAGATGAACTCGGTGAACTCGCTCGTCATATTAATGAGTTAAATGCTAATGAGCAGGAGCTTATTCTCCTAACCAAGGGAATGGCTGATCAGCTTCGGCAGACCTTGGCGGAAGGAGAAGATGAAACAAAGGTAGCTGAAGCTGTCGAGATGATTGATGAGCTGGAAGAGGCTCTGTCTGAATTCGGCAGGAGCTTTTACCAGTGCTAG
- the nikR gene encoding nickel-responsive transcriptional regulator NikR — translation MLKRFSVSLEEHLLDQFDDYITVHGYSNRSEAIRDLIRKKLVNEQWQQDSEVVGVVTLVYDHHQAQLQERITDLQHSYYRLITSTTHVHMDHHNCLEVTIVKGNAFAVQELAEKMIALRGVKSGNLTMSSTGDDLH, via the coding sequence ATGTTAAAAAGATTTTCAGTTTCATTGGAAGAGCATCTCCTCGATCAATTTGATGATTATATCACCGTTCACGGTTATTCCAATCGTTCCGAGGCTATTCGTGATCTGATCCGTAAGAAGCTGGTGAATGAGCAATGGCAGCAGGACAGCGAGGTCGTGGGTGTTGTTACCTTGGTGTATGATCATCATCAGGCCCAATTGCAGGAACGCATTACAGATCTCCAGCATAGCTATTATCGCCTGATTACTTCGACGACGCATGTGCATATGGATCACCATAACTGTCTTGAAGTGACCATTGTCAAGGGGAATGCCTTTGCTGTGCAGGAACTTGCCGAAAAGATGATTGCCTTACGTGGTGTAAAAAGCGGCAACCTGACTATGTCAAGCACTGGCGACGATCTGCATTGA
- a CDS encoding ABC transporter permease encodes MMTETHSTMMKSIAPVLSFTVLVLIWELTVRFSGWDTNVLPGPYKVLVSMIELISTGSLFKHTVASLFRVTWGFCIAAMLGIPLGIILGRSQIASILLNPIINFLRPISPLAWIPLAMLWFGIGDQPAVFLIFLSSFFPIVVATTVAVNSINPNYFYVAANFDFSRKEVIQKIVIPAIIPDIITALRLTVTIAWIVVVAAEMIAVQSGLGYLILDSRNGLRLDYVMDGMIIIGLIGLYLDYIMRRLGRIESASWGIGQA; translated from the coding sequence ATGATGACAGAAACACATTCAACAATGATGAAAAGTATCGCTCCGGTTCTGTCGTTCACAGTTCTGGTTTTGATCTGGGAGCTTACAGTACGTTTCAGTGGGTGGGATACCAATGTGCTGCCCGGCCCGTACAAAGTGCTGGTGAGTATGATTGAATTGATAAGCACTGGATCTTTGTTTAAGCATACTGTGGCCAGCTTATTCAGAGTAACGTGGGGATTCTGTATTGCTGCAATGCTTGGTATTCCTTTGGGAATTATTTTGGGAAGGAGCCAGATCGCCTCCATATTGCTGAATCCGATTATCAATTTTCTTCGTCCCATATCCCCCTTGGCTTGGATACCGTTGGCGATGCTTTGGTTCGGGATTGGCGATCAACCTGCTGTTTTTCTAATATTTCTCTCAAGCTTTTTTCCTATTGTTGTTGCGACAACAGTTGCTGTTAATTCGATCAATCCTAATTATTTTTACGTTGCGGCAAATTTTGATTTCAGCAGAAAAGAGGTGATTCAGAAGATAGTTATTCCTGCCATCATTCCCGATATTATTACAGCGTTGCGCCTGACGGTCACCATTGCCTGGATTGTTGTGGTTGCCGCTGAGATGATCGCTGTTCAATCCGGGCTTGGATATCTGATCCTTGATTCCAGGAATGGATTGCGTTTGGATTACGTTATGGATGGAATGATAATTATTGGCCTGATCGGCCTGTACTTGGATTATATTATGCGCCGTCTCGGCAGGATTGAGTCTGCATCCTGGGGCATCGGGCAGGCATAG
- a CDS encoding DNA-binding protein yields MEYRTGSIGRVVTIRFDHGDDFLEGLQEILLKEKIRSGWFQVIGALDKAGVVIGPKEPVVPPDPIWQDVDGVCELIGCGSVHMDGDEPKIHLHGALGEHGETLTGCIRRDSRVYLLLEVVVFELLGMNIARPWDEAAGISRLIFQ; encoded by the coding sequence ATGGAGTATAGAACAGGATCAATCGGTCGGGTTGTGACCATTCGTTTTGATCACGGAGATGATTTTCTTGAAGGGTTACAGGAGATTCTCCTGAAGGAAAAGATTCGCAGCGGCTGGTTTCAGGTTATCGGTGCCCTGGATAAAGCCGGGGTGGTGATCGGGCCAAAAGAGCCTGTTGTTCCGCCGGACCCCATTTGGCAGGATGTGGACGGGGTATGCGAGCTTATTGGTTGCGGGTCTGTGCATATGGATGGAGACGAGCCAAAGATTCATTTACACGGGGCCTTGGGAGAGCATGGAGAAACTCTCACCGGCTGCATTCGCAGAGACAGCCGGGTTTATCTCTTGCTTGAGGTGGTTGTCTTTGAGTTGCTGGGGATGAATATTGCTCGCCCGTGGGATGAGGCAGCCGGGATCAGCCGGTTGATTTTTCAATAA
- a CDS encoding chemotaxis protein CheB: MKHPVGSGFVGEIEGLGLVDLVQFACLAGDDRKLSVLSEDNRGVLYFADNEIIHAEFGELTGEEAFYRIMSWPSGTFSMLFASTNVRTIDSSWNFLLLEAARRIDEQYKSKMPVDDESALPKVLVVDDSRFFTKAFIKLFEEQINAQVVGTATNGREALKFLEMQVPDLVTLDMTMPVMSGDVALKHIMIRSPAPVVLVSNFNDQHYSRMMDFMRYGCVDMVAKPTSPESWNLIGERLQYILLNVKEFCVDNVSRAKKLKAIDPKTKEQPGKKADKLLLILGGLGGMLELQKIIPALHYDSDMAVLVLQNMYPGIVQYLASYLDGFTPYTATTLLQTNKLLGGQCLVGNCQQQREIILSEGVPTLNSPESVDGIQRMNADGLLCSAADAFGSALTVVFLSGVEQDMREGMEAVVTHGGKIILQDSDSCLLPRSIEVIRALGMEECSLKPEEIAPYIRGIT, translated from the coding sequence ATGAAACATCCTGTTGGAAGCGGTTTCGTCGGTGAGATTGAAGGACTCGGGCTGGTGGATCTTGTCCAGTTTGCCTGTCTTGCCGGAGACGACAGAAAATTAAGTGTACTTAGCGAAGATAATCGAGGAGTTCTTTATTTTGCTGATAATGAAATTATTCACGCTGAGTTTGGTGAGTTAACCGGAGAAGAGGCCTTTTATCGCATTATGAGCTGGCCCTCGGGCACCTTTAGCATGTTGTTTGCCTCCACCAATGTTCGGACCATTGATTCCTCTTGGAATTTTCTTTTACTGGAGGCTGCTCGACGTATTGATGAACAGTACAAGAGTAAAATGCCCGTTGATGACGAATCAGCCCTGCCTAAGGTTTTGGTGGTGGATGACTCCCGTTTTTTCACCAAAGCATTTATCAAGCTCTTTGAAGAACAGATCAACGCACAGGTAGTCGGAACGGCAACAAACGGAAGGGAGGCTCTGAAGTTTTTGGAGATGCAGGTTCCGGATCTTGTTACTCTGGATATGACCATGCCGGTTATGAGCGGTGATGTCGCGCTGAAGCATATCATGATACGTTCCCCTGCGCCGGTGGTGCTGGTCAGCAATTTTAACGATCAGCATTATTCAAGAATGATGGATTTTATGCGGTACGGCTGTGTGGACATGGTTGCTAAGCCGACCAGTCCAGAATCCTGGAATCTGATCGGTGAGCGGCTGCAATATATCCTGCTTAATGTCAAAGAATTCTGCGTTGATAATGTTAGCAGAGCAAAAAAATTAAAAGCGATTGATCCTAAGACAAAAGAACAGCCGGGAAAAAAAGCGGATAAGTTGCTGCTGATACTGGGCGGACTTGGCGGAATGCTGGAGTTGCAGAAAATTATCCCGGCACTGCATTATGACAGCGATATGGCTGTGCTGGTACTCCAGAATATGTATCCGGGTATTGTTCAGTATTTGGCTTCATATCTTGATGGTTTTACCCCGTACACGGCCACGACCTTACTTCAGACAAATAAATTACTGGGAGGGCAATGTCTGGTAGGTAATTGTCAGCAGCAAAGAGAAATAATCCTTTCTGAAGGAGTTCCCACGCTGAACAGCCCGGAAAGTGTCGATGGAATACAGCGGATGAATGCTGACGGGCTGCTTTGTTCTGCTGCCGATGCATTCGGCTCCGCATTAACTGTGGTTTTTCTCAGCGGTGTAGAGCAGGATATGAGGGAGGGAATGGAAGCGGTTGTCACCCACGGGGGAAAGATAATTCTGCAGGATTCCGACTCCTGCCTGCTGCCCCGTTCAATTGAGGTAATTCGTGCCTTAGGTATGGAAGAATGCAGTCTGAAACCTGAAGAAATAGCGCCATATATCAGAGGCATTACCTGA